GGAGCGGGTGTCATGATTCAAGCAGTCGAAGAAGATGGAGTGAGCCGGAAAGACGTGACGCTTGCTTTTATTTTCTTAGTTGCTTGTCATGCGGTCGTCGAGGACACTCTCATATTTGTCCCGCTTGGAATTCCAGTATTACCATTGTTGCTCATTAGAGTGATCACTGCGGTTATTTTAACTCTGATCGTGTCTAATCTTTGGAAGCGGGCGGAGCTATCAAGAAGAAAGGAAGTATCGTTATGACGAATAAGATTACGACCTTATTATTTGATTTAGATGGAACGTTGATTAATACAAATGAATTGATTATCTCAAGTTTTTTGCATACTTTAAATCACTACTACCCTGGAAAATATACACGTGAAGATGTGTATCCATTTATGGGTCCTACATTGGAAGAGACGTTCTCATCTTTAGACCAAGATCGTGTTCAAGAGATGTGTCAGCATTATCGTACCTTTAACCAAGAGAAACATGATGAACTGGTTACAGAGTTTCCGAAAGTCTATGAAACGATTAAAGTGTTAAAAGAACAAGGATTTAAGCTAGCGATTGTCTCTACGAAAATTAGAAAAACAGTCATCCAAGGATTAAAATTGACGAAGCTTGAACCGTTCTTTGATGTGATCATTTCATTGGATGAGGTCCGGCACCCTAAGCCAAATCCAGAACCATTATTTAAAGCTTTAAAATTACTTCATTCTACACCAGAAGAAGCCATCATGATTGGCGACAATTATCATGATATTGAAGGTGGAAAAAATGCGGGTACCTTGACCGCTGGTGTTGCATGGTCTTTAAAAGGGAAAGAATTTCTTTCCACCTTTCACCCTGACTATATGTTAGAAGAGATAACCGACATCTTTAAAATTGTCGGAGTAGAACGGACATGAGACGGACGGAACGATTTCGTGTAGAAGGAGCTAACTCCCTATGGAATATATACAAAACAGTATCCTTCTGGAAAGTCGCGAAAAATACATTAATTATTGAACTTGGGCGCTTTACCCCTTTTGTTTCTGTGAAAAATTGGTTATATCGGACCTTTTTACGAATGAAAATTGGTCACAAAGTTTCTATTGCTTATAAGGTCGTCCCAGACATTATGTTTCCCGAATTTATTTCAATCGGAGACAATTCGATTATTGGCTATAATACAACGATTTTAGCTCATGAATACTTAATTGAGGAATATCGACTTGGAAAGGTGGAAATAGGGAAAGAAGTGATGATTGGGGCAAATTGCACCATTTTACCGGGAATTTGCATTGGAGATCG
This DNA window, taken from Oikeobacillus pervagus, encodes the following:
- the ppaX gene encoding pyrophosphatase PpaX produces the protein MTNKITTLLFDLDGTLINTNELIISSFLHTLNHYYPGKYTREDVYPFMGPTLEETFSSLDQDRVQEMCQHYRTFNQEKHDELVTEFPKVYETIKVLKEQGFKLAIVSTKIRKTVIQGLKLTKLEPFFDVIISLDEVRHPKPNPEPLFKALKLLHSTPEEAIMIGDNYHDIEGGKNAGTLTAGVAWSLKGKEFLSTFHPDYMLEEITDIFKIVGVERT
- a CDS encoding acyltransferase, coding for MRRTERFRVEGANSLWNIYKTVSFWKVAKNTLIIELGRFTPFVSVKNWLYRTFLRMKIGHKVSIAYKVVPDIMFPEFISIGDNSIIGYNTTILAHEYLIEEYRLGKVEIGKEVMIGANCTILPGICIGDRAIISASTLVNRDVPPGALVGGNPMKIIYTKEQLEERKNNSTKNKSV